One segment of Panicum virgatum strain AP13 chromosome 3K, P.virgatum_v5, whole genome shotgun sequence DNA contains the following:
- the LOC120696801 gene encoding uncharacterized protein LOC120696801 isoform X6, translating to MDFAGMKRRELQALCKRHGLPAGGTNADLVARLDAALSGAAGAEEEDVVGVPERKGCLKRSVGDAGEAKKVTFAVEESRGRRLRSRVVWSPVVAKTRAKRAEAGSTNSAADAGISARAGENVPVRRSRRNSLTAAEAEEVEEAVAVGRKRKPKSQEIAEDVAVSAQPIASCRVTRRSSLSGTTVLLPPAVEKKIGRGKAADVKDKLVTEEQAAEAQGLSAAEPPTVVESKRSRRKGPDVQNSSWLEVFATRTTKSHSVEAVVMPPPVIENKRKRKSGDAQPYVELRPVAEVPRNDAPVTRSLRNRVVQVNNSIVEETHTSQQPESKLLPVAEVPRNDAPVTRSLRNRVVQVNNSIVEETHTNQQPENKTRPTRPATCRNQQVASSMVEEEKEEVAAPSKAPPSKRSRRNNSRASNSNSGSNKLTSAPVEAKDTKIAHPSTHHNAKAEDVEKQPIVNAPVRRSTRKSVVPAMLDNEKGLIENPEAHARRSMRRSIVPVKDIKGAGEEIQNAKGEDAVKQPAVKNPVRRSTRKSVVSAMLEKEKVLIAEENPEAHVRRSTRKSVVPVKDISCVGEDIQNAKSDNVEKQLVVNQPVRHSSRKSILPDTLENESGSLVAETNAKARVRARKSLLPNKCNKEDPDHSKMTRNENFQIGKCEDDKQQKVKEPVRRSRRSVDAVMLEEQNKGLHEGLMSTIPVRRSTHKSVALNVVEKAGRRQSGVGTRRLKARDKLTDHAVAVPVVTAGNELQVDVQNNQDLTVKSPNHNLSDGNETHPGSDKFVSCERVGEEGLKLREHRMSQVGTSSSANDFCDMEDFSGQKFRKQQSTQTPFEKDNTGANYDKPQRVQQASTFLTSKGRSSKRRQTRTTAPEEVMSAEEANDGMVVREETMGAHKASHEYSKESSSRTQEICQVSATSEGFSSGPLLATVTLPDEIYTTQSVHKVIPPSETGGLAKESSEKSKQPQEHSDIQADDSHLSEIRNGELDQSSSIAELLPHSGFVTEDKILIGEDVLPVDFTVGDDEGQSPVSGQGRVAWEANTSESGEKNLADARSTGLHTKSLQHDTGIVAKESESGEDVVPMSFTSEEHGIKYPVSPVAVERSVIGEASGSALQISDSNQEIYCDVIAEGSVGAADLGSCPSSGGKGNPLLKNLHDSILPLMNSAQRCSSDGRRSSFGLEFLLEDCKENCSRNVENIAVEVDGGNKPSTCVTPDFYAGSDCGLEDEDVQHTGFDADKKLDVDQDAAEEDCSIAEKDVKLVEDNPDDEVTVQVQPANVQEGDSEKPSQFSATPECKHECGLPDEAVLHSKKNKGCLSSEEQSPFGLQSLFSQQSIEKSVECGALASATVHAENGFDELKYGHVKCSLKKTHVSEPFSQLDTNEDTCTISQNDDCMFISQQDNGIEGLSKASLDEELVPSGFSLDAKHIKEVTNSEEVACKGEGSKELVHSDDIKASSEKTDVNGPDTIENSSFSFATPGYKHDDALSEEAVRTMKKYAGTCSSNPRELLMDLQSLFSKENIEGSDPHHGLAFSSAESPGDESIDVKQQVEVHLGSNPSQLESTDLLDERSKTEVLHQGHKGLCSEDSEEQVASGPFTNDIVEAAAARYIENEPVLLPSEERSNLKDGQLNSKRESPIVMEFSLNFNKDVDVTRSIMDIVDQRTPSGSALPEDCRTDHNPQREFLDVCSVESSLQGSTMFTNKIDSGVAGTIGNPSFSLATPDRGHEGALSEEAVCKMKKYTGTCSADPRHLLMEMQSLLSEGSTEKSDSHDVAFSSSEPESGRNEPTVFHVEKLVYTLVSSEPDMYQGLCQDLSRAEEKESCISISMQLNPELEDDEVEKHSLNCEKDTSQILGITRSVQSKTSLLPKDSHTIYWKEQELPNDLSPLKSGICQSHGQKHIVESNSRLLNCDTEVLHQDHKDERNIHNVDKTIPKVLENDMPEAAPIERMESATLLPSVAGKPEISDELLNTNLSDEGEKHSFSSDKYTIKDFCTGSTKNDLFPLPKDCHIDSCKKQEVPDVLYLPKSPEESANCQDESVSGSGPCQTSWQQCINESSSVQVTSNIEVFNQNHEESNQNNEGQITPIPSIVSEAADTERSEREIGLTPPAGPSALPDEQLNTEVECHGAEHSCCYDEHTLSLFDTESLYSKASSLLKDSRKDPPPGDLSAPRSPEESTVFPNSSVPESVGICQSSRRRGTDELRAKLQSFKVSSTVKGSYIAMSAPRPKQGDNLSQSAITLLRNSENAPAVKVDHPAKPDPDRSVANNSSRQALQPTAEDQGITDR from the exons ATGGATTTCGCGGGGATGAAGCGGCGGGAGCTGCAGGCGCTCTGCAAGCGGCAcggcctccccgccggcggcacCAACGCCGACCTCGTCGcccgcctcgacgccgcgcTCTCG GGGGCCGCTGGTGCGGAAGAGGAGGATGTGGTCGGAGTACCAGAGAGGAAGGGGTGTCTGAAGCGCTCGGTCGGAGATGCTGGCGAGGCGAAAAAGGTGACTTTTGCGGTGGAGGAATCGAGGGGGAGGAGGCTGAGGTCTCGGGTCGTCTGGTCGCCCGTCGTTGCCAAGACAAGGGCGAAGCGTGCTGAAGCTGGTAGTACTAATTCTGCTGCTGATGCTGGAATTTCTGCAAGGGCAGGTGAAAATGTTCCAgtgaggcggtccaggaggaaTTCTTTGACTGCTGCCGAGGCCGAGGAAGTAGAAGAAGCCGTTGCTGTTGGCAGGAAACGAAAGCCGAAGAGCCAGGAGATTGCTGAGGACGTTGCTGTCAGTGCTCAGCCTATAGCTTCTTGCAGAGTCACGAGGAGGTCGAGCTTGTCAGGAACCACGGTTCTATTGCCTCCTGCTGTTGAGAAGAAGATAGGGAGGGGGAAGGCAGCAGATGTTAAGGATAAACTTGTTACTGAGGAGCAGGCTGCTGAGGCTCAAGGTTTGTCTGCAGCGGAGCCACCTACAGTTGTGGAGAGTAAGAGGAGCAGGAGGAAGGGACCTGATGTGCAGAATTCATCATGGTTGGAAGTATTCGCCACCAGGACCACAAAATCCCACTCAGTAGAAGCTGTTGTGATGCCGCCCCCAGTGATTGAGaacaagaggaagaggaagtcaGGAGATGCACAACCATATGTAGAGCTGCGTCCAGTTGCAGAGGTGCCTAGAAATGATGCTCCTGTCACCAGGTCTTTGAGGAACAGGGTTGTCCAGGTTAACAACAGTATTGTGGAGGAAACTCACACCAGCCAGCAGCCAGAAAGCAAGTTGCTTCCAGTTGCAGAGGTGCCTAGAAATGATGCTCCTGTCACCAGGTCTTTGAGGAACAGGGTTGTCCAGGTTAACAACAGTATTGTGGAGGAAACTCACACTAACCAGCAGCCAGAAAATAAGACGCGGCCTACTAGACCAGCTACGTGCAGGAATCAACAGGTTGCATCTTCTATGgtggaagaagagaaagaagaagTTGCTGCTCCTAGTAAGGCCCCTCCATCGAAGCGATCAAGGAGAAACAATTCCAGGGCCAGTAATTCAAATTCAGGAAGCAACAAATTGACTAGTGCTCCAGTGGAGGCCAAAGACACAAAAATAGCTCACCCATCGACACACCATAATGCTAAGGCTGAAGATGTGGAGAAGCAACCAATAGTCAATGCACCTGTTAGGCGATCAACACGTAAATCTGTTGTCCCAGCTATGCTTGATAATGAGAAGGGTCTAATTGAGAACCCTGAAGCACATGCTAGGAGATCAATGCGGAGATCTATTGTGCCGGTAAAGGATATCAAAGGTGCTGGTGAAGAGATTCAGAATGCTAAGGGTGAAGATGCTGTGAAGCAGCCAGCAGTTAAAAACCCTGTTAGGCGATCAACACGTAAATCAGTTGTCTCAGCCATGCTTGAGAAAGAGAAGGTTCTCATTGCAGAAGAGAACCCAGAAGCACACGTTAGGAGATCAACGCGGAAATCCGTTGTTCCAGTTAAAGATATTAGCTGTGTTGGTGAAGACATTCAAAATGCTAAGAGTGACAATGTGGAGAAGCAATTAGTTGTGAATCAACCTGTCAGGCATTCATCACGTAAATCTATTCTGCCAGATACACTTGAGAACGAGAGTGGATCTCTAGTTGCAGAAACGAATGCTAAGGCACGTGTTAGGGCACGGAAGTCTCTTCTTCCTAATAAGTGTAACAAGGAGGACCCAGATCACAGTAAAATGACCAGAAACGAGAACTTTCAAATTGGTAAATGTGAAGATGACAAACAACAAAAAGTAAAGGAACCTGTTAGGCGATCAAGGAGATCTGTTGATGCAGTGATGCTTGAGGAACAAAATAAGGGTCTTCATGAGGGACTAATGTCAACAATTCCTGTGAGGAGATCAACACATAAATCTGTTGCTCTCAATGTAGTTGAAAAGGCTGGAAGGAGACAGTCAGGAGTTGGAACAAGGAGGCTGAAAGCAAGAGATAAACTTACAGACCATGCTGTGGCTGTGCCTGTGGTTACTGCTGGAAACGAATTGCAGGTTGATGTGCAGAACAATCAAGACCTGACAGTCAAATCTCCAAATCATAATTTATCTGATGGTAATGAGACACATCCTGGTTCGGACAAGTTTGTGTCATGTGAGAGAGTTGGTGAAGAGGGCTTGAAATTGAGAGAGCACAGAATGTCTCAAGTGGGAACATCATCTTCAGCCAATGATTTCTGTGATATGGAAGATTTTAGTGGACAGAAATTCAGGAAGCAACAGAGCACGCAGACCCCATTTGAAAAAGATAACACAGGAGCTAACTATGATAAGCCACAGAGAGTACAGCAGGCATCAACTTTCTTAACTTCAAAGGGAAGGTCTTCAAAGAGGAGGCAGACAAGGACAACTGCtccagaagaagttatgtccgCCGAGGAGGCAAATGATGGCATGGTTGTCAGGGAAGAAACAATGGGCGCACATAAAGCGTCTCATGAATATAGTAAGGAGTCTAGTAGCAGAACTCAAGAAATTTGTCAGGTTAGTGCCACAAGCGAAGGGTTCTCTTCAGGTCCATTGCTTGCCACAGTAACACTCCCTGATGAGATTTACACAACACAGAGTGTGCATAAGGTGATACCTCCATCAGAAACTGGTGGACTTGCAAAGGAAAGTTCAGAGAAGAGTAAACAACCTCAAGAACACTCTGACATTCAAGCTGATGATAGCCATTTATCTGAAATAAGAAATGGGGAATTGGATCAATCATCGAGCATCGCGGAACTACTCCCACACAGTGGTTTTGTCACAGAGGACAAAATATTAATTGGTGAAG ATGTTTTGCCTGTTGACTTCACTGTTGGAGATGATGAAGGGCAAAGCCCTGTATCTGGGCAAGGGAGAGTTGCCTGGGAAGCAAATACAAGTGAGTCTGGAGAAAAGAACCTAGCTGATGCCAGGTCCACTGGTCTCCACACCAAAAGTCTGCAACATGATACTGGCATAGTAGCTAAAGAGTCTGAGTCTGGTGAAG ATGTTGTGCCAATGAGTTTCACTAGTGAAGAGCATGGAATAAAATATCCAGTAAGCCCTGTTGCTGTGGAAAGGAGTGTTATTGGTGAAG CTTCGGGATCTGCCTTACAAATATCAGACAGTAATCAAGAAATATACTGTGATGTGATTGCTGAAGGAAGCGTTGGAGCTGCTGATCTGGGGAGCTGTCCCAGCAGTGGTGGAAAAGGGAACCCCCTTTTGAAAAATCTGCATGACAGTATTCTTCCATTAATGAATTCTGCTCAGAGatgttcatcagatggaagACGTTCGTCATTTGGTCTTGAGTTTCTGTTAGAAGACTGCAAAGAAAACTGTTCCAGAAATGTCGAAAATATTGCTGTAGAAGTTGATGGTGGAAACAAACCTAGCACCTGTGTAACTCCTGATTTCTATGCGGGATCAGATTGTGGTCTGGAAGATGAGGATGTGCAACATACTGGATTTGATGCTGATAAGAAACTTGATGTGGATCAGGATGCCGCAGAAGAAG ATTGTAGCATTGCTGAAAAGGACGTGAAGCTTGTTGAAGATAATCCTGATGATGAAGTTACAGTTCAGGTCCAGCCGGCTAATGTACAAGAAG GTGATTCTGAGAAGCCTTCACAATTTTCAGCAACACCAGAGTGTAAACATGAATGTGGTTTGCCCGACGAAGCAGTATTGCAttcaaagaagaacaagggaTGTTTATCAAGTGAAGAACAATCACCATTTGGCCTACAATCCCTGTTCTCGCAGCAAAGTATAGAAAAATCTGTGGAGTGTGGAGCCCTTGCTTCTGCAACAGTTCATGCAGAAAATGGATTTGATGAATTAAAATATGGCCATGTGAAGTGTTCACTAAAAAAGACTCATGTGTCAGAACCTTTTTCACAACTTGATACTAATGAAGACACCTGTACCATTTCCCAAAATGATGATTGTATGTTCATATCCCAACAAGATAATGGAATAGAAG GATTATCAAAGGCAAGTCTTGATGAAGAATTGGTTCCATCAGGCTTTTCGTTGGACGCAAAGCACATAAAAGA GGTCACTAATTCTGAGGAAGTAGCCTGTAAGGGTGAAGGAAGTAAGGAACTTGTCCATTCTGATGACATTAAAGCTTCATCTGAAAAAACAGATGTCAATGGGCCAG ATACTATTGAAAATTCTTCATTTAGTTTTGCAACTCCTGGTTATAAACATGATGATGCTTTGTCTGAGGAAGCAGTGCGCACAATGAAGAAATATGCTGGAACATGCTCATCAAATCCCAGAGAATTACTTATGGACCTGCAGTCCCTGTTCTCAAAGGAAAACATTGAAGGATCTGATCCGCATCATGGACTTGCATTCTCAAGTGCTGAAAGTCCAGGAGATGAATCAATTGATGTGAAACAACAGGTTGAGGTACATCTTGGTTCTAATCCATCTCAGTTAGAATCAACTGATCTCTTGGATGAACGTTCCAAGACTGAAGTGCTGCATCAGGGTCATAAAGGTCTATGCAGTGAGGATAGTGAAGAGCAAGTTGCTTCTGGACCCTTCACAAATGATAttgtggaggctgctgctgccagaTACATAGAAAATGAACCTGTGCTGCTCCCGTCCGAAGAAAGATCAAATTTGAAAGATGGGCAGCTTAACTCCAAGCGGGAAAGCCCAATAGTTATGGAATTTAGCCTGAACTTTAATAAAGATGTAGATGTTACTAGGTCTATTATGGATATTGTTGATCAAAGAACTCCATCTGGTTCGGCTTTACCAGAAGATTGTCGTACAGATCATAACCCACAACGAGAGTTTTTAGATGTCTGCTCAGTGGAATCTTCTCTTCAAGGGTCGACAATGTTTACTAATAAAATTGATTCTGGTGTAGCAG GTACTATTGGGAACCCTTCATTTAGTTTAGCAACTCCTGATCGTGGACATGAAGGTGCTTTGTCTGAGGAAGCAGTGTGCAAAATGAAAAAATATACTGGGACATGCTCGGCAGATCCCAGACATTTACTCATGGAGATGCAGTCTCTTTTGTCAGAGGGAAGCACTGAAAAATCCGATTCGCATGATGTTGCATTTTCAAGTTCCGAACCCGAAAGCGGAAGAAATGAACCTACTGTTTTCCATGTTGAGAAACTGGTTTACACACTTGTTTCTTCAGAACCTGATATGTACCAAGGCCTTTGTCAAGATCTCAGCAGAGCTGAAGAAAAAGAGAGCTGCATATCTATTTCCATGCAACTAAATCCTGAGCTGGAGGACGATGAAGTGGAGAAACACAGCTTAAACTGTGAGAAAGACACCAGCCAGATTCTTGGTATAACTAGATCTGTGCAGAGCAAAACATCCCTTTTACCCAAGGACAGTCATACCATTTATTGGAAGGAACAGGAGCTACCAAATGACTTATCCCCACTTAAATCTG GAATTTGTCAATCTCACGGCCAGAAGCACATAGTTGAAAGTAACTCCAGGCTATTGAATTGTGATACTGAAGTGCTCCATCAAGATCATAAAGACGAAAGAAACATACATAATGTAGACAAAACCATCCCAAAAGTTCTTGAAAATGACATGCCTGAAGCAGCCCCAATTGAACGAATGGAAAGTGCAACACTGCTGCCCTCAGTTGCTGGAAAGCCAGAAATTTCTGATGAGCTGCTTAACACCAACCTGAGTGATGAAGGTGAGAAACACAGCTTTAGTTCTGATAAATATACAATTAAAGATTTCTGTACTGGGTCCACGAAAAATGATCTGTTCCCTCTGCCCAAGGACTGCCATATAGACTCTTGCAAGAAACAGGAGGTCCCAGATGTCCTTTATTTACCTAAATCTCCTGAAGAATCTGCAAATTGTCAGGATGAGAGTGTTTCAGGATCAG GACCTTGTCAGACTAGTTGGCAGCAGTGTATAAATGAAAGCAGCAGTGTGCAGGTGACTTCTAATATTGAAGTGTTCAATCAAAATCATGAGGAAAGCAACCAAAATAATGAAGGCCAAATTACTCCTATTCCAAGTATTGTCTCTGAAGCTGCAGATACTGAAAGATCAGAAAGGGAAATAGGTCTGACCCCTCCTGCAGGACCGTCAGCATTGCCGGATGAGCAGCTTAACACGGAGGTGGAGTGCCACGGAGCTGAACACAGCTGTTGCTATGATGAGCACACTTTGAGCTTATTTGATACTGAATCGCTGTACAGCAAAGCATCCAGTTTGCTTAAAGACAGTCGCAAGGATCCTCCTCCAGGTGATCTATCTGCTCCAAGATCTCCTGAGGAATCTACAGTTTTTCCAAACTCCTCTGTTCCGGAATCAGTAG GAATCTGTCAAAGCAGCAGGCGAAGAGGTACAGACGAACTCCGTGCCAAGCTGCAGAGTTTCAAAGTTTCCAGCACTGTAAAAGGAAGCTACATTGCTATGAGTGCCCCTCGCCCGAAGCAGGGTGACAACCTGAGCCAATCTGCAATCACGTTGCTCCGGAACAGCGAGAACGCACCTGCTGTTAAAGTAGACCATCCTGCTAAGCCGGACCCTGATCGCTCGGTCGCAAACAACTCGTCAAGACAAGCGCTGCAGCCCACAGCGGAAGACCAAGGGATCACTGATAGGTAG